CATAAACATACGTGAAGTTCGTGACGAGTTTTAGTGTCGTTTTTCCATTAGATACAATGTGAATCATCTCAAGAGAAACTAAAACGTGTCGTTAATTTCAAGAGACCGGACGCACTCTGAATCGCCTTACGGTACTCAATTGACCGGGGATATACATCGCGCACCGCCGTGGCCTCGACCGCGAAACGAAAAAGAAACAATGTTGTTGTTACCAAAGAGCCTGGACTCTGAAGATGAAGTAGTTGTGACTGGAAATTTGGAAGGAGATGCCAGAACGTaagtatattaacataaataacgcAAGGCTGTCCATCCAATGTTGGAAGTAGGCCCAAAACTTTGCATCCAAATCCTACTGCAGGCTAGATGTCAGTGGGTAAACttattgttataattgtataaaataaataaaaatatattttaaatattaatcagttaattaaaaaaaataaaaaacaactagtGAGGAATGTAGGGGTTTTTGAGCGACTAATTTTGCAATGTTTAGTGACAAATCTGAGGTAGCAAGTAATATTAAAAGCacagtttatgttttttaaatatttgagagTTGAAATCACTTTTCACAGATATTAGTTTAGCCAAAGTCAAATGTACTTAAAAACTGAAACGCAATATCAGATATTATAAGAAAGTCTTCTATTAGTTGCAGGATTCAGAACTTTACAAAATCATGTGTAGACCACAGTTGTCTAGTGCAGAAATTGTCTCTGAAATTATCTGTTTTAAGGAAATGTGACTTTGGATTTGAATGATTTCTAGCTAAATGTTGACTGGGTTTTCCATTACATTGTCGGTAGTAATTGTGAATGGGTCAATAAAAATCTGGATATTCTTGCACTTTGtgtcaaaaattttaaaacctattCTGAAAAGTTTCTATTAAGGATTTTATGTGAGCCTCATACTTTTATTACTCAGGGGATTTACTTTTTAGAGTTTCTTTTATATTGATTGGCAACTACCAATGGTATACCATTAGTGAGCAAATTAGTATACTCTTAGTGAGCAAATTCAAATGTGTTGGCGAGCCACACTGTGGCCTGCAGGCCTTTGGTTAGACAGCCTTGGTCTACAGGACTACCCAAACATTATTGGTTAACATaccattatttatgaaaaaaaaagtgccAGTAACATGTGGTTTAGGGCTGgctatttattctattttttttttatttccatctatattctatacttttgtcaaattatattattgtgtgcCATAAGTGACATGCATGCCAATAGTTAGCCATCcttgtacattttatatttatgttaaggaCAAAACTATAGCAACCTATACTAGTATATCTTATAGGACAATGCTGGAaccaataaaactaataatgcaattttttttttttttttgttatagtttgACTATTGGCTTAGTAACAGGTATGAGTGAACCTGATTATCAAAATGTAGCATGCCAGTTAGATGTGAAATTCCCTTCCAACGGTGCAAACAACATAGCAataaaagtaatacaaaatGGCAACCATGAACTTGTGAATGATGGCAAACCAGCTACTGACTACTTTATTGAAGGTGAaggtaaatacattttgtttaaaaggCAGAAGCAATCTAAAGTTATTTAAGAAAACACATACAATGTAGTAGttctactacacctgatggtaatcaGAGTGACATtggaatagaatattgactgatAAGGAATGTTTATCTgtcacttatttttaatataggatatttttataactcaatcacaacaaaataccaacaatataaaaaaaatatttgcacaataaaaaaactattttgaacCATGActgaataaagaaatattttttttttatctttcagaATTCATAATAAGATTCAGAGTCAGAAATGAAAATTACATAAGCATTTATGTTGGACCATCGTTTCTGGAGCAAGTAGAATTAAAACACAATGTCAATGACATCAGATTTCTAGCAGTAAATggagatgtaaaaataaaaaagtttgaatATGAATTTGCATAAAATGGTATTTTCAAGTTTTCATCTATAATTACCTAATTTGAAAAGGACCTGCTACATTCAACACAATATGTTGGGGATGTCttataaataaaggaaattgTAGGTAGAAAATATTcactacaatatattttgtagatatacagaatattgcatttttagaaGTAATGAAAAGATTTAAGTGTgctgaaaatttattttgttaatgatGTTGCAATTCCAATGGtaagaaaatatgtaaatatatatttttttgttattattgtaacaaGTACATTTGATATGTACTTATTGATTACTCAAATGTAATGTAGAAAAAACCAGTAAATTGTAATAAGCAAAAATGATTGTTATTACTTATCAGTATATTAAGCATTTGTGGCATGTGTATTATGTCAGCAAACAAATTTAAGTTTTGTCtgtatttaaatcttttataaataattttaatattattatgtgatttaGTGAACATTGTATGTAGAGTTCTGTAAGAATATTTCATCAGTATTGACATTTGTTGTGGAGGAATTGTGCAACATGTTATTTTGTTATCCGATGTTACCTATTTGTTTATGTCTAGTTATTAACAAGTTAGTTGTCTTCATCCCACCTTATTGATTACTTTGCTATGTATATATAAGTCAGTGCTTTTTTAATACCAGACTTGAGTTGAGCACTATAAAATCAACATGATTAGGTACAAatcttttaatttgttaattctACATCAGAAAGTGTTATGTCTTGACCTGATAGGTatgagttttattataattattagagcTTCTTATGAAATAagcatattcataaaaaatactatattatacactACTATTCTTTCTATAATTTAAGCATActcatgaaaaaatattgttattgcaaatttaaataataagttaaacGCATAGGTATCATTtgctttttttgttgttaaaatcCACTATGGcagttatataaattttccAAACGAGGGAAGAGGCATTTTATAGTATggcaaacatattaaaattattttcaaaacaaataaaaaaatattaagttattctaatgaacaaaaagttatatagaaataaaaaataatatgtaaattgcttgagataattaaaataattgcctCAATATAAGCAAGAATGGTTTCACATTAAAGACAGTTTTGGACGATTTGataaatcaatttgaatttgataaattatttaattccataattttaagaatttcactatggtacttatttatgtatatttgaataagtaaatgtaatggggtgatttatacacaaatatgtaaatttaaagaTTGGTTGATAATTTTCAGAATCTCCTTGACCAGACTAAGTCTGTGGTTTGTAACAATTCTATttaactatataattttttttagctgaATTACTAGTACTACGtacttttagttttataatagaaaGGGATCGCATCGAATACGAATCtttagataaacaaaataattcccTTTGTCCTAGATCCTGTATTCTTGATAACacaaaaatgttacatattcttttttgagaaaatagttaaatgataatatgattgaaataaaagaaataatttataatattgtgttatttacgAACAGATGATAATgcgatgttaaaatattaatattatgcgaTGTTAATATATCTGTTGCTACCCAAAtgcacattatttaaaaaaagaaagtttatttctttaaagtGTAAAAACTACAAAGACcgatctaaaacaaacaatagtGTCAACATCACCGGaaacttacattatttatagtCTCTTTTTGCAAAATAAGCctgttaacatatttatttaaataaattaataagaattcCCCATTTCATTTGGATAGCTAGTTTATAAAATCAGCATTTcctaaaaaaatgaaaaaaattaatcaaaagtaaatgtttttattccacagtaaatattgataatattttattaatttatttaataaaactacaaattctattatatttttgactgaataaaaaaagaattcagATATACGGACCTTATTCTACGTTTTTAccaaagcaaaagaaaaaaatcaaatcagttaagtaatttatttttaaaataatgtttatgtaaaataatgttattttaattttttggtttaaaaatgttaataccgTTACAAATTAAATTCGATTGCTTCAAATGTATGGCGACACCGAAGGGTAATTTACGCAAAAAGAGCCCGGCACTCCAGGGGTTAAAATAAACGAGATTTATgacttatgtatataaatttcagaaatctttattattatgatgtttgttaaaagtatacATAGAAATcgctaaaaatatttgattgaaATTTGCAGACGGATAAACTATGTCCTAGATTAGcaaataggctactttatattccggtaatttgctcccgtaggaaatacttgtattttgaaatagatggtGCTATGGATCGttacagtgatttagggacttGCGAATCTGCAAGCAATacctagtattttaataaagaaggGATTTCAAAAAAATCCTAATCTAAATGTAGGTCGAGATGAAATGGcatattgatattgtttttagatTCCTTTTCTCACACTTGTCCGTAAAAGAGTTGTAAtggtaaacaattataaaaacctAAACATGTATGTCTTCAATATTTGTTCGTCcttagtatattaatataatataattaatttgttattgcaTACATATGACGTAAATGTAATTACATGAATGAATGTGTGATAATTTTCCACATTGGATTTTCCCCGTAATACACAAGAATAAAATGTAGTGACACTGAGGAAACTAAACAAATAGCCGAATTACGATCTAAGGGGCCTCCGTAAGGAACGTTCAGGTATGGGGTGGCTTTACGCGATGTAGCAATTGGTCACTAAACTATTGCCCTTGAGTGAGAGATGTAAAACGAAACATAACATACTAATGGGTCTCATGGTCGTGTCACCtataacatgaaatattaatttatttttgaaacaaaacTTTAACATTAATTCGCATACGGACATCTAAAATTCTAAGATTTCAAATAGATACTTACATCATAaatcgtatatttttttctaactatATCACCttgaatgaaataacaaaatgatGGTGGATGACAAAATCTTCCATGATCACGTGACAGTGTAAGTATATAGTATATGTGCCCGCAAATACTGTTAGTATAATCAGGCGACGCCGGTTTCATAAGTGTACTTTGATAAAAACGCAAAGTGTCGACTCTTGACGCGTTAAATAGCTTGAAATGAACACCTGAAAAACTATCTATCCAGTAGTATAGAGCTTTAAGTGcggtatatttttatgaataggattacaaaaaataaaaacgtcactaaggttcaatattttaatggcCAGATAAGTCATGTTGAAAATCATGTTTTACtagtggcaggtctctcatatgtgtatttctaccgccaggcagcagtgtgtaatcactattgtgttctggtttgaaggtcagcgtaggcagtgtaactactggacacaagACTTAatacctcatgtctcaggatggcgagcacaatggaatgccaaataatactttttaatttaatgtattggaTCGTGTTTCTACAGTTTCCTACTGTCCTTTCGCTTACCATTagtcgaacggcaagctcatctcgttattcaaaagcaataaaaaaccatTGCATACTAACCATTATGTATTAGTATGtctattaagtttaaaatatttttttgtaccgaGAATTCGATCCATAAAATACAGGcaaatttttatcccagaatagTAATGGAATGGCATGGAATTACATAGttggatttttatcccgggaaaacttaTTCACGTGAGCGGTGTTGCAAacaatttctatttaattataacctgacagaaaagttttttaaaataaactatttattcaaacaattcctatttaattataacctgacagaaaagttttttaaaaaaaactatttattcataCAACTACAATTGTTATTCAttcttttgtgttttatttcatcCCATGAATAACGTTTTTCTGAcgattaaaaaatcaattatattgtgaataatgctttaaaattaaacctataaaGGGTGCAATTAGGAGTTTCccatttatttgattttattagttgaatcaatcaaaatatgcTTTAATCACAATGCTcacatataatatacttaatttaatagtttttttttttgagttcaAAATGTTGATGGCAATTGgggttgtttatttttgtaataacgaccctatgtattatatttacaatatttatgattaGAGCTCAACTACATGAAATGCAATAAAGATAATAGATCAgaggatattttatttacacatttggAATCAGCGAGTAAATGAGTGCGTTGCCGAAATTACAAAGGCAATAAAACTGCTATTAATTCGTTTCATCCGTGAATATTGCAATGAAGGAATTGAAAGTATATGATCTTTAGCTTGGATATAGAGACACTCACCAACTGTCGTGTACCGCACGTACGTCTCTTGATTGTCCATCATGGCGTCAACAGCTTGCTTCTCGCAATACAAAGCTGTTATCACAGCTATACTAGGTTGCCGTGATGAACACAGTGTTGGCATTTGTTTCACCACCTGATAACAAGTATTTCACACTGAATACCATAACTCCCTGCTATAGGTATATCATTTTCACTGgaacttactaatattataaatgcaaatgtttggatgtttgtttgaattaaaaacagaaaCCGCTAAACAGATTTGGCTTAAATTTGGAACACAGATAGACCAAGGCTTTTTTAATCCGATAATTTACTTctgtggaaaaaaatataatttgtaaatagatggcgctagcgtcgtaCAAAGACCGCTAAATGTTGTTATAGTGAATATCaacctttttaattaataactagTTACGATTGCATACCATATAATGCATATAAAAGTGACCACTGATTTTGACGTGAGTTTGATCAGTCCGTTTAACTAAGTACAGGTACCTAGTATCTACCCAGGGTAGAGTTAGGTATTGTTTGAACTACAATTATTACTAACTAACTCCCTGCCTTTCAAGCTGAGTTTTCGCGACACTACGTGTAAGACTGAATTTATGACGATTAGTTACTAAAAACCCTCGATATATAATTGTtctaaaactattaatattatacctgGGTATCAATACTATGCTGACGAATATAGAGGCCTTCTGACATAGTGCGAGTCAGACCCTTCTCTTCCAACGCTTCTAATGCATCTTTCACTTCCGCCTTAGACCATTTTCCTGCGctgttagaaataaaaagaaaggtaagaaaatgcattttaagAATGTAAATATCTTGTTCAAatagtaaaatacaaatttaataatataagaatccATAAAATATACAGAGATGGATGAACCTAAGTAATTTCAAATAACTGTTTTCTTTAGACTTGAGGTGTTATTAACTACATACTATAACATCTATGTCTAACAAACgtaaaatgaaacaataaaatggtGATGGTTctataagaaacatttttgcCTTTGTTAAGTATATCGTATTAGTAatgagatataaaaaatatctttttccTGTGTTAGACACGAACGAATAAAGTCGGCGGCAAAccatgatttttaataatgaatgacTAATGACTGAAGATTCGAAATTGTCCCAATAGGGGACCATTCTATGCTTggttttgtacattattatcaTAGCTGGGCACcgttaatcaaatagttaactTCGTTAATCGTTAATCCGCTACAAAAAAAGTTAGCTTCGTTAAGCGTTAAAGCGTTACATTTCGGAAGAATTAACGCAAGTTAACGTTAATCCGTTAATATgtgtaaaattgcatttttatatcgTTGCGTTAGTGAACTTATACAACTTGTTGGTTTAGGTTCTGGAAGTTAACAGGTtaggaataaaacaaaatagttgTATAATTCAAATGTGTTATTTAATCGTCGGGCATAAGGTGCATATTCCCCTTCATGAACATTAACATGTTGAAGTTCTCGTCTGAAAGCGAGGCTCGTTTTGGTGTTAAAATGTCTTTACCCGTGGAAAACAGACGTTCAACTGCAGCGCTTGAGGGTATAGcagtattgtatttaataaatagatttatgaaTATCTGTTCCCCGAGGAATGCAGCATCGTTGAACGAGTCTTTTGATTTCATATCCAGCCACATTTTAACGAGACTTTGCGCTTTACTCTTTAAAGAGTTGGAGCTCTTTGGTTTTTCTATAGACTGAGTGACAGAATTGAAAAAGTCTTCCTCCTCGTCATCATCGTTGTTACTCGCATTGCTCCCTCTGCCAGTTAAACTATCTCTGTCCTTCGAATTTTCCGCTGCTTCTTGTCGTAAAGCATCTTCTACCTTTTTTTCCATGACGTGCCGGCAAAA
This genomic interval from Manduca sexta isolate Smith_Timp_Sample1 unplaced genomic scaffold, JHU_Msex_v1.0 HiC_scaffold_157, whole genome shotgun sequence contains the following:
- the LOC115444086 gene encoding uncharacterized protein LOC115444086 isoform X4; the protein is MVVTVDRTHSESPYGTQLTGDIHRAPPWPRPRNEKETMLLLPKSLDSEDEVVVTGNLEGDARTLTIGLVTGMSEPDYQNVACQLDVKFPSNGANNIAIKVIQNGNHELVNDGKPATDYFIEGEEFIIRFRVRNENYISIYVGPSFLEQVELKHNVNDIRFLAVNGDVKIKKFEYEFA
- the LOC115444086 gene encoding uncharacterized protein LOC115444086 isoform X3, with product MLKACWDCIAGDRTHSESPYGTQLTGDIHRAPPWPRPRNEKETMLLLPKSLDSEDEVVVTGNLEGDARTLTIGLVTGMSEPDYQNVACQLDVKFPSNGANNIAIKVIQNGNHELVNDGKPATDYFIEGEEFIIRFRVRNENYISIYVGPSFLEQVELKHNVNDIRFLAVNGDVKIKKFEYEFA
- the LOC115444086 gene encoding uncharacterized protein LOC115444086 isoform X2, which translates into the protein MLKACWDCIAGYDLFRDRTHSESPYGTQLTGDIHRAPPWPRPRNEKETMLLLPKSLDSEDEVVVTGNLEGDARTLTIGLVTGMSEPDYQNVACQLDVKFPSNGANNIAIKVIQNGNHELVNDGKPATDYFIEEFIIRFRVRNENYISIYVGPSFLEQVELKHNVNDIRFLAVNGDVKIKKFEYEFA
- the LOC115444086 gene encoding uncharacterized protein LOC115444086 isoform X1, with amino-acid sequence MLKACWDCIAGYDLFRDRTHSESPYGTQLTGDIHRAPPWPRPRNEKETMLLLPKSLDSEDEVVVTGNLEGDARTLTIGLVTGMSEPDYQNVACQLDVKFPSNGANNIAIKVIQNGNHELVNDGKPATDYFIEGEEFIIRFRVRNENYISIYVGPSFLEQVELKHNVNDIRFLAVNGDVKIKKFEYEFA
- the LOC115444086 gene encoding uncharacterized protein LOC115444086 isoform X5 is translated as MLLLPKSLDSEDEVVVTGNLEGDARTLTIGLVTGMSEPDYQNVACQLDVKFPSNGANNIAIKVIQNGNHELVNDGKPATDYFIEGEEFIIRFRVRNENYISIYVGPSFLEQVELKHNVNDIRFLAVNGDVKIKKFEYEFA